In Syngnathus scovelli strain Florida chromosome 10, RoL_Ssco_1.2, whole genome shotgun sequence, the following are encoded in one genomic region:
- the midn gene encoding midnolin, which translates to MPKLGEQIGPLTSTRSFAVLATVIGYRMDQHPSARSCTSRGASSSCEAAPAEPSMNLQIHSTTGTRFELSLPQEETVDGLKRRLSQRLKVPKERLALLHKETRLSSGKLQDLGVSDGSKLTLVPTVEAGLMSQASRPEQSVMQALESLTETQVSDFLSGRSPLTLALRVGDHMMFVQLQLAAQQSGGPQIQHRHLITRGNSDGAMGQPAGQPCIPQAHSPLPHHPHNPHLPQPGPSPSSPTSTSTFPLPSTHHQSLPPMYHQSPSSVPHCGPATPPPPPSRSPRTSSHVPGSLFRSPPHHLRDHHHYHQPSSGQASHNPASPVAPVLCPEASCSTNSPSSGTSSSARSRKPGAIIESFVNHAPGVFSGTFSGTLHPNCQDSNGRPRRDIGTILQILNDLLSATRHYQGMPPSLTQLRYQTQCGTPGSPSPSPPPSPPVVGATGLSAKATSVPAGNPSGPPPTLHPLVQCQSQIRMCKPPGDRVRQTENRATRCKVERLQLLMQQKRLRRKARRDQRGPYHWLPNRKAGRSNSNSSMSSEGSLDLDFDDSVWKPDVKADLKSEFVMA; encoded by the exons ATGCCAAAGCTGGGGGAACAAATTGGACCTCTTACTTCCACGCGAAGCTTCGCGGTTCTTGCCACGGTCATCG GTTATCGGATGGACCAGCATCCCAGCGCCCGGAGCTGCACCAGCCGCGGGGCTTCTTCGTCCTGCGAGGCCGCCCCCGCCGAGCCCTCCATGAACCTGCAAATCCACTCCACCACCGGCACCCGCTTCGAGCTTTCGCTGCCCCAGGAGGAGACCGTGGACGGGCTGAAGAGGAGGCTGTCGCAGCGGCTCAAAGTACCCAAAGAGAGGCTCGCCCTGCTGCACAAAGAAAC CAGACTAAGTTCGGGGAAACTCCAGGATCTTGGCGTCTCCGATGGGAGCAAGTTAACACTCGTACCGACCGTCGAAGCAGGATTAATG TCTCAAGCATCAAGACCCGAGCAGTCAGTAATGCAAGCCTTGGAGAGCTTAACCGAAACTCAG GTCAGTGACTTCCTGTCTGGCCGCTCCCCCCTCACGCTGGCCCTCCGCGTGGGTGATCACATGATGTTCGTCCAGCTCCAGCTGGCAGCACAGCAGTCGGGAGGTCCGCAGATCCAGCACAGGCACcttatcacccggggcaactcgGATGGCGCAATGGGCCAGCCCGCAGGACAACCTTGTATCCCTCAAGCGCACTCCCCACTCCCTCATCATCCACACAACCCCCACTTGCCTCAGCCGGGCCCCTCCCCATCCTCTCCCACAAGCACCTCAACCTTCCCTCTTCCCTCCACACACCACCAGTCCCTGCCCCCCATGTACCATCAGTCCCCATCGTCTGTTCCTCACTGCGGCCCGGCCACCCCTCCTCCGCCCCCTTCCCGCTCCCCTCGCACGTCGTCGCATGTCCCCGGGAGTCTGTTCCGCTCTCCTCCCCATCATCTGCGGGACCACCACCACTACCACCAGCCTTCTTCGGGCCAGGCCAGCCACAACCCGGCCAGCCCCGTAGCCCCCGTTTTGTGCCCTGAG gccAGCTGCAGCACCAACAGCCCCAGTAGTGGCACGAGTTCCTCGGCACGCTCCCGTAAACCCGGCGCCATCATTGAGAGCTTTGTGAACCACGCTCCTGGAGTCTTTTCAGGGACCTTTTCAG GCACTTTGCACCCCAACTGCCAGGACAGCAACGGGCGCCCCCGGCGGGATATAGGTACCATCCTTCAGATTCTCAACGACCTCCTGAGCGCCACACGCCACTACCAGGGCATGCCACCGTCCCTCACCCAACTCCGCTACCAAACCCAGTGCGGCACGCCCGGTTCGCCGTCCCCGTCGCCGCCTCCCTCGCCCCCGGTGGTCGGCGCCACGGGACTCTCAGCCAAAGCTACCTCGGTGCCCGCCGGCAACCCTAGCGGCCCTCCGCCGACCCTTCATCCGCTGGTGCAGTGCCAGAGCCAGATCCGCATGTGCAAGCCCCCTG GCGACCGAGTCCGGCAGACGGAGAACCGCGCCACCCGCTGCAAAGTGGAACGTCTGCAGCTACTGATGCAGCAGAAGCGCCTGCGCCGCAAGGCCCGGCGGGACCAGCGCGGCCCCTATCACTGGCTGCCCAACCGCAAGGCGGGCcgcagcaacagcaacagcagcatgTCCAGCGAGGGCTCCCTGGACCTGGACTTTGACGACTCCGTCTGGAAGCCCGACGTCAAGGCCGACTTGAAGTCCGAGTTTGTCATGGCCTGA